Genomic DNA from Comamonas antarctica:
ACCAGGTGGCCAGGGGCATGGCTTGGGTCTACACCCGGTACGCCGACACGCGCCCTGATCTCCCGCCACTCCAGGCACAGGCGCGCAAGAGCCATGCAGGCCTCTGGGCATACAGCGACCCGGTGCCCCCATGGCAGTGGCGCCACGCACAGGCGCACGCCCGTTGAGACACGCGGCGCCTCATCAATAGCAGGCTTCGAACTGCTCCTGCGTCTTACGGTCCAGATCACGCAGCATGAGCACGCCCGCGCTCTTGCTGAAACGGAAATGCCTTTTGACCAAGCGATCGGTCAGGAAGCACTCGCTGTGCACCTCCATGCCTTCCTTGTCGAGGGCCACCGGCTCCGTTGCACGGCACACCATGGCGTCAAGGCTGTTATCCGCCTCAGGATTCATGTAACCGTAGCGGAAATAGCGCGCCTGAATCACCAGATACGCAGGCGACGCCGGGGTTTGCCTCTCGTCGCGCCGGCAAGTGTGCGCCGAGCGCTCGGCCAGATAGCTGCCAAAGAACTCTTCTGGGATCAGGTGCTCGGGCGCGGCATGGGCGCCTGCAAATGCAAGCACGCCAAGGCAGGCAACGAAAAGTTTGCGCATGGATCGACTCATCAAAGTGACCAGAGCCCGATCTTAATAGTGCTAAACTATTAAATCAACAATACCGATAATAAATTAAACGCAGGTTGTTACACGCTACAGCGGCGCGCGGTCGCCGGAGGCGATCCGGCGGATCGCATCCAGCGCGGCCTCGCGGGTGGGCCAGCTTTCGCCATTCAGCAGGATGTTGTGTTCGTCCACTACGAAACTGGAGCAATACCAGACGCCGTCGGCCTGGCACAGCGTTGCGCTGTAGGTGCTTCCATCACTCTCGCCAAACACTTGTTCTCCAGGGACTTCGGATTGCATAGGTATTTCCTTTGTTGTGGCACGTGAGCCATTTTGCGACGCGCAAACCAATGCAGCAACACGGCGTTGGTCCACGGCGTCTGCCGCCCATGTTGGCAGCGGGCAACAGTAATAGCGCCGTAATAAGCTAATTTGCGCGTAGGACAACACCGCTTTAACAAGTTGGCACATCTCTTGCTATAGTCCGTTACCTAATCTTTTATTACAGGAGTCCCCTATGAAGAAGTCCCTGCTCGCCATGGTTGCAGTCCTGGCCTGCGCTGGCGCGGCACACGCCCAAAGCACGGTCAAAATTTCCGGCTTGGTCGACGTTTACGCCGGCTCGATGCAGTACGCCGGCGCTCAGCGCACCAGCACCGTGGGTTCGGGCGGCATGACGACCTCTTGGCTCGGCTTCTTCGGCACGGAAGACCTCGGCGGCGGCCTCAAGGCGGAGTTCGCGATCTCGTCCTTCCTGCGCGCCGACGTCGGCAATCTGGGCCGTTACGACGGCGACCCGGCCTTCTCGCGCGATGCCAACGTCGCACTGTCGGGCGGTTTCGGTACCCTGCGCCTGGGCCGCTCGATGGCCCCGAATTTCCTGCCCACCATCCTGGCCAACCCCTACGGCGACTCGTTCACCATTTCGCCGCTGGTGCTGCATGCCAACATCGCCAACGTGCCGGTCTGGGGCTTTGGCAACCTGACGACGCCTGCCGATACCGGCTGGAGCAACCAGGTGACCTACACCACCCCCAGCTTTGGCGGCTTCAAGGCCAACCTGCACTACCAGTTCGGCGAGCAAGCCGGCGACTCGGGCAAGCGCAATGTGGGCGTGAACGCGCTGTACTTCGGCGGTCCGCTGACGCTGGTTGGCTTCTACGAGAACGCCAAGATCAGCAACCCGGTCAACCCCTCGCCGATGAACACCAAGTCCGACTGGATGCTGGGCGGCGCCTACGACTTCGGCGTTGCCAAGGCCTATGGCACCTACGGCCGCGCGGAAGTCGACGCCACCAACTTCGAGGCACGTACGGCTTCGCTCGGCCTGGATGTGCCGGTGTTCAACAAGGCGGGTACCGTGAAGGCCGCCGTGGCACGCACCGAAGTGGAAGGCACGGTCAATGCAACGCGCACCACCACGAGCATTGGCTACGACCACTTCCTGTCCAAGCGCACCGACCTGTATGCCGTGGCGATGTACGACAAGGTTACCGATGTGCGTTCGGGCACCAGCCTGGTGCTTGGCGTGCGCCACCGTTTCTAAACGGCGCTGTTGCGGTGCGCCCCCTGGGGTCCTGCACTGCAGCAAAAAGCGAAGCCGGCGGCTTCGCTTTTTTTTCGCCTACCTAGCGGACTGTCATCCAAGTGTCAAGCGGATGCGCATTTGTCCCACAGGCGTGGTCGAGGATAAGCGGTGCAATCGAGGTGTGCAGGGTTTGCCCTCACAGCCGATCGTCCCGCCGCCACCAACCTGTCCAGGAGGCCGCCATGAAAGCCTTCCCATCCGTTTCCCGCCACCCGCTCGTCGCCTTTGCCGTCACCGTAGTGCTGGCAATCTCTTCCATGGGCTCGATGCTGTGGATCGACAACGCCGCCCAGGCTGCCGACAGCCTGCAGGTGGTGGATCTGTTCACACTGCTCGAGGAGTGACCCGGGCGCGCAAGCGCGCCCTGCCGCCTGTCACGGCAATGCATTCGCTGAAGCAGCAGGCGTCGTGGAGTGCTGCGGGCCTGGACGCATCTGCCCCTGCAGTACCTGCACGCGCCGCTCCATCCGCTGAGCCTGGTCCTCATCACCGCGTCGCCGCGCTTCGCGCACCGAAAGCAGCAGCCAGGCAAGCAAGGGCCGACGCCATCCCTGGCCTGCCGCGGTGTCGACGGCTTCGGCCAGCAATCCCGCAGTGGGACCGTGCGCACGCAGTGCCATCGACGCAGCAAGCAGCCGTGAAAGCGGCGCTTTGATCGCCTGAACCGCAGCCAGTGCGGCTTTGGCGTCGCCAGCGCGCGCCACCGCTTGCTGGGCCTCGGGCAGCAGCGCGATCGCCTGGGGCGCCATGGCTGCGGCCTGCAGATAAAGCGCATAAGCCTGTTCGGGCGGGTCCGCATCGATGGCCAGCGCCTGGTACTCGCTGCACCCCTCCCATTGCAGGCTCGCATGCTCCACGGCGCAACGCATCAATGCCAACCGGGCGAGCAACTGCGGGCTGGCGGTACGCTCCACTTCGGCGCGCGCCTTGCTCCATTCCAGCGCCTGTACCCGCTGATCGGCCTTGAGATACGCCTGGGTGGCACGGTCGGCCGCCGATTCGGCATTGAGCGCCCAATCGGCCGCTGGCGGTTTCTGGCTGCACGCCGCCAGCGCGCAGCAGCACAGGGCGAAGAGCGCCGGGCGCATCGAGAGACCCAGGATGGTTTTCACGGCAACTCCAGTTCCGGCTTGCGCGCAAACGGCCACTTGCGCTGGATGTCGCCAAGAATGTCTTCCAGACGGCGCAGATTGCTCTCCACCTCGCTGCGCAGTGCCCCGAGGTCGCCGCTTGCTTCCCGGGCATTGGCACCCACCGCCTGGGCTTCGACCAATACCGCGTCGACCTTGCGCAGGCTCTGGCGCGTATCGGCCAGCAGCCCGTTGAGTTGCACCACCGTGGCGCGCACCTCGGGCATCACGCCGTCGGCATCGAATACCTGGCGGTCGGCCCGCACCACCAGCTGTTCCATGCGGGCCATCAGCGCGTTGGCACGCTCGAGCGTGAGCACCACCTTGCGCGCATCGGCCTCGTTGCCCATGACGACGCCCAGCGCGCCGCCCGGGCCCTGCAGGCGTTGCGCCAGCGACTGCACCTGGCCCAGCGCTCCGCCCAGCGCGGAATCCTGCGCCGTCATCGCGCCCAGGTTGCTCAGCAGCTCCTTGGCCGACGCCATGATCTGCGGAATTTCCGCCGTCGCATCGCCGCGCAGCACCGGCCGCTCGGCATCGGGCGGCAGGGCAGGATCGGCCAAGATGCCGCTATAGGCCTTGATGGTCGTGCCGCCGACCAGGCCACGCACCAGCGTGAAGATGCTGCTCTCGCGCAGCCAGTGCGCGTCCTTGCGCGGCACGTCGACGAGGATGCGCACGTTGCCGTCTTCCGACAGCTGGATCTCGCGCACCCGCCCGATCGGAAAACCCGAGAAGGTCATGTCCATGCCCACCACCACGCCTTCCGAATCGTCAGTGGTCAACACCAGGCGCTGCGTGGGCTCGAAGGCCCCGCGCGAATACAGCAGGTAGAGTGCCGAGCCCAGCAACAGCGCCAGCGTGAACAGCAGCAAGGCCGCGGCCTTGGCACGCAGATGGGCCACGGGGCGCAGCTCGACGCCTTCGGTCGAAGCAGGCACTGGCGCGTGCGCAGCCGGGGGGTTGGGGTTCATCGGCAAGCTCCAAAACCTCAATAGTAATTGCCCATCAGTGAAAGAATCTCTATCACCAGCAACACGGCGAACATGCGCGTCAGGCCGCCGAGCTCACGCCCCTCGTGGCGCAGCCGCTGCAAAGGCGAGTACCAGCCCGAGGACAGTGGAATCAGCGCCACCGCCAGGCTGAAGAAGGCGGTCTTGAGTGTGAACACCAGGGTCACGACCGGGGAAAACACATGGCCGAACAGCCGGGTGTAGGCCGGCAGCCCCGCCAGCGTGAATCCATAGACGCTGAGATAGACCGTGACCAGCGCCACGACGCAGCTGAGTGCGGCCAGCGTGAGGCAGGCAAACAGTCCGCCCACGGCGCGCGGCAGCAATTCGCTGCGCACCGGGTCCAGCCCGCGCCGCTGCAGCACATCGGCATGGCCGCGCAGCCGCATCTGGATCAGCTGCGAGCCGTTGGGAATGGTGCAGCGCATGGCGACAAACAGGCAGGCGGTCAGCGGAATCAGTTCCAGCACCAAGACCCGCACCACCATTTCCAGCGCATAGCGCGACAAGCCATAGCTCAAGGCAGTGACGATCACGATGCGGGTGATCACCGCGCACAGCAGCGCCGCGAGGGCCGTGAAACCCAGCAGCACGGGACCGGTCTGCACGTAGAGCTGATAAGCCATGCGCGCGCGCAACTGGCCGCGATAGCTCGAGGGCGACAGCAGCAGCACCAGCACCACGGCGCCCAGGTAGACGCTGCGCCACCAGGCCAGTGCCGTCTCGGCCGCGCCGTCCCACAGGCGCGCGGCAAAACCCCAGGTGGTATGGCTCACGTTCATGCTGGCAATGATACGGGGCGGCTGGCGCCCCGCAGGCCGGATGCGTCAGCGCGCCGTGCGCTGGCGCACGAACAGCGCCAGCAGCGCCAGCGCCATCAGCACGAAGGCAATGAACGACCAGTTGGCGATCGAGCCGCCGAGGAAGGTCCAGTCGATGGCGGTGCAGTCGCCCGAGCCGCGGAAGATCATGGGAATCGCGCGGCTCAAAGGATAGTTCTCGACCATGCCGTAGAAGTCGCGGCCACAGGTCGCGATCTCCGGGGGATTCCACTGCAGCCAGCTCTGGCGCGCGGCAACAAAGGCACCGAAGCCCGCGGCCAGCAGCGCCAAGACGCCCCACCCCAGCCCCCAGCCACGGCCGCCGCGCAGGCTGCCCAGGCCGGTGAACAGCGCCACGCCAATCAGCGCATAGCGCTGCACGATGCACATCGGGCAGGGCTCGAGGCCGACGCCATACTGCAGGTACATGCCAAACGCCAGCATTGCCACGCAGGCCGCGCTGATCAGCGCCAGCACGCGGCGCGGCGCCGTTTCAAACCAGTTCAACAACAACATTTCCATCCTTCATGGGCCGCAGCAGCCGGCCCCGAAGGACCTCAGATGCCTGCAGCCTGGTCAATGAACACCTTGGCCCTGCGCGGTGTCACCACCAGCGTTTCGCCCTCACGCAAACCCATGTCCTTGAACTGCTGCGCAGGAATCTGCGCTTCGATCAGGGCATCCTCTCCACTTTGCGTGGTGGAATGATTATCGTCGTCTGGAATAAGTTCCAGGCGCGCAATCGGGCCCACCACGATGGCGCGATCGAGGCGCGCCACGATGCCGCGCGGCCGGCCCTGGGCATCGAGGCCCTGGCCCGGCGAATAGCGCTCGACATCGAGGTCGTGCGGGCGCACATAGGCAAAGGCCTTGGCGTCCTTGGCGTCGTCGGCCTCGGGCGCATCGAGCTCGATGCCGCTCATGTGCACCAGGCCCTCATGCGCACGGCCCTGGAACAGGTTCACGTCGCCGAGGAAACCGTAGACGAACGGGCTCGCGGGGTTTTCCCAGACTTCCTGGGGCGAACCGCTCTGCTCGATCCTGCCCTGGTTGATGACCACCACGCGGTCGGCCACTTCGAGCGCCTCTTCCTGGTCGTGGGTCACGAAGATCGAGGTCACATGCAGTTCGTCGTGCAGGCGTCGCAGCCAGCGGCGCAGTTCCTTGCGCACCTTGGCGTCGAGCGCGCCGAACGGCTCGTCCAGCAGCAGCACCTTGGGCTCGACCGCCAGCGCGCGCGCCAATGCAATGCGCTGGCGCTGGCCGCCCGAGAGCTGCGACGGATGGCGGTCGGCCAGCCAGTCGAGCTGCACCAGCTTGAGCAGGTCCATGACCTTGGTGCGAATCTGCGCCTCGGTAGGACGCTGCTTGCGCGGCTTGATGCGCAGGCCGAACGCGACGTTCTCGAACACCGTCATGTGGCGGAACAGCGCATAGTGCTGGAACACGAAGCCGACATTGCGCTCGCGCACATGCACATCGGTGGTGTCCTCGCCGCTGAAATGGATGGTGCCGACGTCGGGCGTTTCCAGGCCGGCAATGATGCGCAGCAGCGTGGTCTTGCCGCAGCCCGAGGGGCCCAGCAGCGCGATCAGTTCGCCGGAGTTGATGTCCAGGCTCACATCGCGCAGCGCCTGGAAGCTGCCGAACTGCTTGCTGACATTGCGGATTTCGATACTCATGGTGTTTCTTCCTTCAGCGGATGCCCGCTGGCGTCGGCAGCGGCGTGGGCCGCTCGGGAGGCAGGTCTGCGGTCGCGGCCAGCTCGCGCTCGGCGCGCCACTCGGCAACCGACTTCACCAACAGCGTCACGAGCGCCAGCAGCGCCAGCAAAGAGGCAGCGGCAAATGCCGCAACCGACTGGTATTCGTTGTAGAGGATTTCGACGTGCAGCGGGATGGTGTTGGTCTGGCCGCGGATATGGCCCGACACCACCGACACCGCGCCGAACTCGCCCATGGCGCGCGCATTGCACAGGATCACCCCATACAGCAGACCCCATTTGATGTTGGGCAGCGTGACCTTGTAGAAGGTCTGCCAGCCGGTCGCGCCCAGCACGATGGCCGCCTGCTCCTCGTCGCTGCCCTGGGCCTGCATCAGCGGTATCAATTCGCGCGCAATGAACGGGAAGGTGACGAAGATCGTTGCCAGCACGATGCCGGGCACGGCAAAGATGATCTTGATGTCGTGGGCTTGCAGCCAGGGACCGAGCCAGCCATGCGAGCCGAACATCAGCACGTAGGTCAGGCCCGCGACCACGGGCGAGACCGAGAACGGCAGGTCGACCAGCGTGGTCAGGAACGCCTTGCCCTTGAACTCGTACTTGGCGATGCACCAGGCCGCGGCGACACCGAACACCAGGTTCAACGGCACCGCGATCAAGGCGGTGATCAGCGTCAGCTTGATGGCCGACCAGGCATCGGGCTCGCGCAGGCCATCGAGGTAGGCGCCAAAGCCCTTGCGCAGCGCCTCGGTGAACACCGCGGCCAGCGGCAGCACCAGGAACAGCAGCAGGAAAGCCAGCGCGATGCCGATCAGCGTCCAGCGCACCCAGGGTGCCTCGGTCGTGCCGGCCTTGGCGCGGCGTACCGGGCTGCGGGAGGAGGAGATTCCACTCATGCCGGCGCTCCTGCGTGGCGGCGCTGCCAGGCTTGCAGCGCATTGATGATCAACAGCAGCACGAAGGAGATGACCAGCATCACCACTGCCACGGCGGTGGCGCCGGCATAGTCGTATTGCTCGAGCTTGCCGATGATGATCAGCGGCGTGATCTCGGAAATCATGGGCATGTTGCCGGCAATGAAGATGACCGAGCCATACTCGCCGACGGCGCGGGCAAACGCCATCGCAAAGCCGGTGAGCAGCGCCGGCGTGATGCTCGGCAGGATCACCTTGACGAAGATCTGCAGGCGTGTCGCGCCCAGGCTGGTGGCCGCCTCTTCCAGTTCCTTTTCCGCATCCTCGAGCACCGGCTGCACCGTGCGCACGACAAACGGCAGGCCGATGAAGATCAAGGCGATGACGATGCCCGCGGGCTTGAACGCCAGCTGGATGCCCAGTGGCTCGAGATACTGGCCGATCCAGCCATTGCCCGCGAGCAGCGCCGTGAGCGAGATGCCGGCCACGGCCGTGGGCAGCGCAAATGGCAGGTCGACCAGCGCGTCGACGATCTTCTTGCCAGGAAACCGGTAGCGCACCAGCACCCAGGCAATCAGCAGGCCGAACACCAGGTTGACCAGCGCCGCGATCAGCGAGGCGCCGAACGTCAGCCGGTACGACGCCATGACGCGCGGCGCGCTCACGGCCTCCCAGAACTGGGGCCAGGTCATGGTGAAGGTCTTGAAGACCAGCGCCGACAGCGGGATCAGCACGATGATGCTGAGGTAGAACAGCGTGTAGCCAAGCGTGAGCCCGAAGCCGGGCAGCACGCGTTTGGCGCCACGGCCGCGCCGGCGGGGCGTGGCCGCGGCAAGGGATGCGGCCGGAGCCGAGTTAGCAGCGGATGCCATGGTGCAGGAGCGCGCGCCGGCTTACTTGCCAGGCGTGTAGAGCTTGTCGAACTGTCCGCCGTCGTTGAAGTGCACCTTCTGGGCTTCGGACAGCGAGCCGAAGTACTTGGCCACGGTGAATTGCTTGAGCGGCTTGAACGTCGCGGCATGCTTCTTCAGCACCGCTTCCGAGCGCGGGCGCAGCGCATGCTGGGCGGCAATCTCCTGTGCCTCTTCCGAGTACAGGTAGTCCAGGTAATCCTTGGCCAGCGTGCCCGTGCCCTTCTTGGCAACCGTGCGTTCCACCACGGCCACGGGATTCTCGGCAACGATCGACGACGAGGGATAGACCGCCTGGACCTTGCCCTTGCCGAATTCGCGGTCGATGGAGATGACTTCGGATTCGAAGGTGATCAGCACGTCGCCGATATTGCGCTGCAGGAAGATCGCGGTCGCGTCGCGGCCGCCCTTGCCCAGCACCGGCACGTTCTTGTAGAGCTTGCCGACGAATTCGGCAGCCTGCGCCTCGGTCGCGCCCTTCTCGCGCGCCGCACCCCACGCGGCCAGATAGGCATAGCGGCCGTTGCCGCCGGTCTTGGGGTTGACCACGACGACCTGCACGCCGGGCTTGATCAGGTCGTCCCAGTCCTTGATGTTCTTGGGATTGCCATTGCGCACCAGGAACAGCATGGTCGAGGTCGTGGGCGAGGCATCATTGGGGAATTTCTTGGCCCAGTCCTTGGCCACCACGCCTTTGCTGGCCAGGAACTCGATGTCGGTGGTCGTGTTCATGGTCACCACGTCTGCATCGAGGCCGTCATTGACCGCACGTGCCTGGGCGCTGGAGCCGGCATGCGACTGGTCGATCTTCACGTCCTTGCCCGTCGTCTTCTTGTAGTGCGCGACGAAGGCCGCGTTGTAGTCCTTGTAGAACTCGCGCGCCACGTCATACGACACATTGAGCAACTGGTTTTGGGCCATTGCCGCGCCGCTGGCCGCAAACGCGAGGCTGGCCAAAACTGTCTTGAGAGTCAGAGATTTCATGGTAGCAAAGCCTGGAACGTAAAGAAGTGTTTCGATTGTGCGAGTTCGACCTTCAAACTCAAACGAATATATTCTTGTTAATTAATCAGCACTGGGAATATAGAGCCAAGCCCGAGACAAGGCCAAGGCCGCCCCGGTGGCGCGGGTCAAGCCTGCAAGGCCGAAGTTTCCGCCGGTGTGGATGACCATGCAAGTCCCGCCGTCAGCGACTGCAGCAGCGCGAGCCCCAACGGCCAGG
This window encodes:
- a CDS encoding porin, producing the protein MKKSLLAMVAVLACAGAAHAQSTVKISGLVDVYAGSMQYAGAQRTSTVGSGGMTTSWLGFFGTEDLGGGLKAEFAISSFLRADVGNLGRYDGDPAFSRDANVALSGGFGTLRLGRSMAPNFLPTILANPYGDSFTISPLVLHANIANVPVWGFGNLTTPADTGWSNQVTYTTPSFGGFKANLHYQFGEQAGDSGKRNVGVNALYFGGPLTLVGFYENAKISNPVNPSPMNTKSDWMLGGAYDFGVAKAYGTYGRAEVDATNFEARTASLGLDVPVFNKAGTVKAAVARTEVEGTVNATRTTTSIGYDHFLSKRTDLYAVAMYDKVTDVRSGTSLVLGVRHRF
- a CDS encoding MlaD family protein, translated to MNPNPPAAHAPVPASTEGVELRPVAHLRAKAAALLLFTLALLLGSALYLLYSRGAFEPTQRLVLTTDDSEGVVVGMDMTFSGFPIGRVREIQLSEDGNVRILVDVPRKDAHWLRESSIFTLVRGLVGGTTIKAYSGILADPALPPDAERPVLRGDATAEIPQIMASAKELLSNLGAMTAQDSALGGALGQVQSLAQRLQGPGGALGVVMGNEADARKVVLTLERANALMARMEQLVVRADRQVFDADGVMPEVRATVVQLNGLLADTRQSLRKVDAVLVEAQAVGANAREASGDLGALRSEVESNLRRLEDILGDIQRKWPFARKPELELP
- a CDS encoding MlaE family ABC transporter permease, producing the protein MNVSHTTWGFAARLWDGAAETALAWWRSVYLGAVVLVLLLSPSSYRGQLRARMAYQLYVQTGPVLLGFTALAALLCAVITRIVIVTALSYGLSRYALEMVVRVLVLELIPLTACLFVAMRCTIPNGSQLIQMRLRGHADVLQRRGLDPVRSELLPRAVGGLFACLTLAALSCVVALVTVYLSVYGFTLAGLPAYTRLFGHVFSPVVTLVFTLKTAFFSLAVALIPLSSGWYSPLQRLRHEGRELGGLTRMFAVLLVIEILSLMGNYY
- a CDS encoding disulfide bond formation protein B, encoding MLLLNWFETAPRRVLALISAACVAMLAFGMYLQYGVGLEPCPMCIVQRYALIGVALFTGLGSLRGGRGWGLGWGVLALLAAGFGAFVAARQSWLQWNPPEIATCGRDFYGMVENYPLSRAIPMIFRGSGDCTAIDWTFLGGSIANWSFIAFVLMALALLALFVRQRTAR
- a CDS encoding sulfate/molybdate ABC transporter ATP-binding protein — encoded protein: MSIEIRNVSKQFGSFQALRDVSLDINSGELIALLGPSGCGKTTLLRIIAGLETPDVGTIHFSGEDTTDVHVRERNVGFVFQHYALFRHMTVFENVAFGLRIKPRKQRPTEAQIRTKVMDLLKLVQLDWLADRHPSQLSGGQRQRIALARALAVEPKVLLLDEPFGALDAKVRKELRRWLRRLHDELHVTSIFVTHDQEEALEVADRVVVINQGRIEQSGSPQEVWENPASPFVYGFLGDVNLFQGRAHEGLVHMSGIELDAPEADDAKDAKAFAYVRPHDLDVERYSPGQGLDAQGRPRGIVARLDRAIVVGPIARLELIPDDDNHSTTQSGEDALIEAQIPAQQFKDMGLREGETLVVTPRRAKVFIDQAAGI
- the cysW gene encoding sulfate ABC transporter permease subunit CysW — translated: MSGISSSRSPVRRAKAGTTEAPWVRWTLIGIALAFLLLFLVLPLAAVFTEALRKGFGAYLDGLREPDAWSAIKLTLITALIAVPLNLVFGVAAAWCIAKYEFKGKAFLTTLVDLPFSVSPVVAGLTYVLMFGSHGWLGPWLQAHDIKIIFAVPGIVLATIFVTFPFIARELIPLMQAQGSDEEQAAIVLGATGWQTFYKVTLPNIKWGLLYGVILCNARAMGEFGAVSVVSGHIRGQTNTIPLHVEILYNEYQSVAAFAAASLLALLALVTLLVKSVAEWRAERELAATADLPPERPTPLPTPAGIR
- the cysT gene encoding sulfate ABC transporter permease subunit CysT, with amino-acid sequence MASAANSAPAASLAAATPRRRGRGAKRVLPGFGLTLGYTLFYLSIIVLIPLSALVFKTFTMTWPQFWEAVSAPRVMASYRLTFGASLIAALVNLVFGLLIAWVLVRYRFPGKKIVDALVDLPFALPTAVAGISLTALLAGNGWIGQYLEPLGIQLAFKPAGIVIALIFIGLPFVVRTVQPVLEDAEKELEEAATSLGATRLQIFVKVILPSITPALLTGFAMAFARAVGEYGSVIFIAGNMPMISEITPLIIIGKLEQYDYAGATAVAVVMLVISFVLLLIINALQAWQRRHAGAPA
- a CDS encoding sulfate ABC transporter substrate-binding protein, translating into MKSLTLKTVLASLAFAASGAAMAQNQLLNVSYDVAREFYKDYNAAFVAHYKKTTGKDVKIDQSHAGSSAQARAVNDGLDADVVTMNTTTDIEFLASKGVVAKDWAKKFPNDASPTTSTMLFLVRNGNPKNIKDWDDLIKPGVQVVVVNPKTGGNGRYAYLAAWGAAREKGATEAQAAEFVGKLYKNVPVLGKGGRDATAIFLQRNIGDVLITFESEVISIDREFGKGKVQAVYPSSSIVAENPVAVVERTVAKKGTGTLAKDYLDYLYSEEAQEIAAQHALRPRSEAVLKKHAATFKPLKQFTVAKYFGSLSEAQKVHFNDGGQFDKLYTPGK